The genomic interval GAGTGGCTGCTCACCGAGATCAGGCGCCTGGAGAGACTGGACCACCTGGCCGAGAAGTTCAAGCAGAAGTGTTCCTTGCACCAGGCCTGGACCGCAGGTGAGTCAGGAGAgccagggggagagaggaggagaagggattGATGAGATGCAGACGGACGGATAAATAGGTAGATGAGATCTAAACGGacagtggggtgggggtggggtgggggagaggCCGTCCCGGTGTTGAAGGGTAAAGCGTGTGCGTTTGTGTCCAGGTAAGGAGGACCTGCTCTCCATGAAGGACTATGAGTCAGCGTCTCTGATGGAGATCAGGGCTCTGATGAGAAAACACGAGGCATTCGAGTCCGACCTGGCCGCACACCAGGACAGAGTGGAGCAGATCGCCGCCATCGCACAGGAACTCAAGTAAGGAGCGGCGGGAGGAAGGGAAGGGGGGGTGCCGCAGAGCTACAGTGACGGACAAATTCATCAAAGTAGAAAATGACATGTCTGATCAAGTGATAACCGTGTAAACAAGGTTGAAAGTTGTAAGGCCCGAAGTTAAAGAGAATTGGACGCTGAACCAAGACAGTTGGGTGCTGATCAGTGTGCCCTGGTCCTCTCCTAGCGAGCTGGACTACCATGATGCTGCCTCCATCAACACCTGCTGCCAGGGCATCTGTGACCAGTGGGACACCCTGGGCACCCTCACCCAGAAGAGGAGAGACTCTCTGGAGGTACACACGCACATGCTCAACACGGCTGAGACGGTCCTGAACCACACTCATCATGTTGATTCTGATTGGTTTGCCGGTCATTCCGTAGCGTGTGGAGAAACTGTGGGAGACCATTGACCAGCTGTACCTGGAGTTCGCCAAGAGGGCGGCGCCATTCAACAACTGGATGGACGGAGCCATGGAAGACCTGCAGGACATGTTCATCGTCCACAGCATTGAGGagatccaggtgtgtgtgtgtatgtgtgtatgtgtgtgtgtgtgtgtgcaatatgTGCACTAACTGTTGGATGGACTTTTGCCTCTCTCATGCTCCCCAATTTTGTGAAATCTAATTGTACCCACGACCATGTCTAGTCACAGCAACTCAACGGGTccgggagagttgaagatcacaGATCATCGAAACTAGAATGTGGTGgacagtttgtttttgtatatcATCGTACAATACTTTCATCACTTTTGATcctatctttctctctgcctctctctctcattccataTCGGTCCCACTATACATGACTACCGTCTGTCGTTCTGCTCTCCTCCAACTCCCCAGTCTCTGATCACAGCCCATGACCAGTTCAAGGCCACTCTACCAGAGGCTGACAAGGAGCGCATTGCCACCTTGGGCATCCAGAACGAGATTCTCAAGATCGCTCAGACCTATGGCATCAAGCTGTCAGGAGTGAACCCCTACACCAACCTGTCCGCTCAGGACATCACCAACAAGTGGGACGCAGTGCGTAAAACCCAGACCTAGCGTGATTTCTTGTCCTGCGAATTACTCTAACGATTAGCTTTCCTTCTGGGCTTTTGTATTTTAGCTAACACTTTGTGAGGCTCTTATTTGCATGAGTTACTATCTGGATGAATAAAGTCCCTGTTCCACGTCGTAGGTGAAGCACCTCGTTCCTCTCAGGGACCAGATGCTGCAGGAGGAGGTTGCAAGGCAGCAGTCTAACGAGAGGCTGAGGCGCCAGTTCGCTGCCCAGGCCAACATCATTGGACCCTGGATCCAGACCAAGATGGAGGTACGGCCACTGGAGCAACCGGGTCTCCACACCCAAACACGCAATGGCTCCACGACCTGCTTTGACATGTGTTCCAGACCATTTCtacagctgtgtgtttgtcaatcTGGTAACACCTGCCCGTGTTTTCCCCTCTGTTCTAATCGCcttgttccctccctccctctccccctgtaGGAGATCGGTCATGTGTCTGTGGACATCGCTGGGTCACTCGAGGAACAGATGAACAGCCTGAAGCAGTATGAGCAGAGCATCATCAACTACAAGAGCAACATTGACAAGCTGGAGGGAGACCACCAGCTGAGCCAGGAGTCCCTCATCTTCGACAACAAGCACACCAATTATACCATGGAGGTGACACataacacacaaccacaccacaacataaaacacaacaaaataacattcaaccacacaacaacatgacacacaaccacacaacataataacattcaaccacacaacaacattacacacaactATACAACAACGTAACACACAACTGCACAACAATGTAACACAccactacaaaacaacaacgGACAACTACACAATATAATAACAAACAACTACACAACAACATAACAAACCACAAAATAGCACACAAGTACCccacagacaacaacacaccaACTACACCATGGAGGTGACAATACACACAACTATATAATGCTctgcaatacaaaaaaatattacaaatcaCAGTAGTACTCAAACTTAACCATCGTTATCCCAGTCCCACCAAGATACAGGTTATAGACAATTTACTTCTTCAATGTTTATCTcctaaaacacatacattaaaTGTTCATATTATACTATTTAGGTTCCCAATCTAAACTATGAACTGCTTTAATGAACAAATGTAACACGGCTACTCCAGTCTAGGCATCACAGCCACTCATACACTAACACCTGAATGCCGGTCCCTCTCTCCTCCGCAGCACATCCGTGTGGGCTGGGAGCAGCTCCTGACCACCATCGCCCGCACCATCAACGAGGTGGAGAACCAGATCCTGACCCGCGACGCCAAGGGCATTAGCCAGGAACAACTCAACGAGTTCAGGGCCTCCTTCAACCACTTCGACAGGGTAAAACCGGGTTTattgtacttattttttttttctttcgaTGTTAACCTTTCATATCGCTGCCTCAGACGAACGCCGATGGCTGACACTTTTGAAGAAGGCTTTACTTTCACACATCGCAGCCATTGATCCATTTTACCTAACTTAGTTGACCCCACTGACAGTTAGTGACTTTAGGACTGTCCCTGTTAGCATGTAGCGTTCAAGCTATCGCTGTGATCTTCATTCATCCAGTCAGAAGGGTTCATGGTTACGCTTTCTCCCTCCGCAGAAGAGAAACGGCATGATGGATCCAGACGACTTCCGTGCCTGTCTCATCTCCATGGGTTACGATCTGGTGAGTGGCCTAGCTGCACCCTGGAGGGGACCTCTCATTGACTTTCTGTCTGGTCCACTATGAAAAAGGACTATACTCTATTTCTTTAACGTTTTTCAAAACCTCGATATGACAATGTCGTAGTTGTCCAATTGGATGATGTCTTCTAATCCACTCTAATATCAGGTCCAATAAGGGGATGTATTCTAATCCACTCTAATATCATGTCCAATAGGGGGATGTCTTCTAATCCACTCTAATATCATGTCCAATATGGCGATGTCTTCTAATCCACTCTAATATCATGTCCAATAGGGGGATGTCTTCTAATCCACTCTAATATCCTGTCCAATAGGGCGAGGTGGAGTTTGCCCGTATTATGACCCTGGTGGATTCCAACAACACAGGCGTGGTCACCTTCCAGGCCTTCATTGACTTCATGACCCGCGAGACGGCCGAGACAGACACTGCTGATCAAGTCATGGCCTCCTTCAAGATTCTGGCCTCAGACAAGGTGAGCTAGAGCATTTCATTATGGCCCAAATCTCCCTTGAAACAGAGGTGTGATCTTTGACCATAGTGGACAACCCCCAAACGCAGAAATAACCcatggaaatatatttaaatatgttggctgaatatatttattaaatatacgAAATACTTTTCAAAACTGTGTATTAAAATGGAAAATactgtaatataatatattatactaTAATATAAATCTGTGtaatatttacataaacaaatgaataaatcaaGCCTGTGTCCTCCCTCAGCCCTACATCACAGTGGAGGAGCTGCGCAGGGAGCTGCCCCCGGAGCAGGCCGAGTACTGCATCAGCCGCATGACCAGGTACACTGGAGAGTGGATGTTAGTTAGCCACATTACGTTTGACTGGACAGAACTGAATGCAACGTGACCCGGAGAATTGTTGCCTGCTGTGACACAGGCCTCTCTGGTAATACGATGTGTCTCTGTGACCAGGTACGTGGGAGCCGACAGTTCACCCGGAGCCCTGGACTACATCTCCTTCTCCAGCGCACTCTACGGAGAGAGTGACTTGTAAagcctctctccccctcttctcccatCATCTTCCCCCCTCTTCTGTATGAAGAGAGCCACTTGAAaaaccccctctcctcctccttccttcctctccctcctacGCGGAGAGGGATTTATACACCCCTTCCCCCTCTTCGCCCTCTTCCTCACTCTTCCTCACTATCTTCCCCTCGGTTCCCCCGGAGGTTCCTTCATTTTAAACCCTCCCCGATGTCGCTCCCACTGCCCAGCGAGGATAAAAGAGCGGGAGGCTTTGTTTCAGCGAGCTGTGTCCTTTTTGTTTAGATCCGGCTTGATATGTTGAAATGTAACTGTCATCCCTTTCTCATCAGTCTCTCATCCGTGCGTTTCCCCAAACGGAGCCCGACGGGCCAGAATACATGGTGTCTCACAATCCGGTTGGCAAAATAAAGCCCATAAGTGAGATCAGCCAGACAGAGCGGGGTCCAGAATAAAAGGATGAAAGGGggaatataaaaatgcaaatgaaaatgttacacTAGCTCGGTGAGCAGAGCCCCCCGCTCAACACATTTCCTCCTTTTAAgaatattaaaattaaatatattataaaatatttttttgtagatgGCTTAAAAAGAAGTGTATGAAAAAGGTTGGTTGGTTGTGTATTTATGCAGatgcatgttgtgtttatagTAAAAACGCTGTCCATGTTGAACGGTGGAGTCCCCCCTATACCCAGAACCCTTCACAACCCTCCCTCAACCCCCGTACAAACCCCGGGCCCTTCCCATTTGTTCGTTACGTTCTCGCAATGTTTTCATCACGCTGGGATTTAATGTAAGGAGTCCCACAACATACGTGTTGAGTTATTGTCCTACTAAGACTGTAGGCACTATGTCAGAAAGCCATGCCATCTCAACTTCACGTTCAACTCCACAGACAGACTAAGAGAGATTAAAGGAAAGGCCGTACTTCTGCATTGTCAACCATTAATGTTATGTTAACATTAGTTGTTAATTATTAAATTTAGCCTCTGTAAACTATAGACCAAAATTTGGAATTACAAGGAGCCATTTTGGAGTAAGTTAATCATGTAGATATCTATTATCTATCCCATAGAGCCCATAGGCCTAACAACCTAAGCAATGAACTGCTAGAGAGTTGAGGACACTGACAGGAAGGCTCCTTTTTATTTGGCAGAAAGGGTGGGGACGCTGATAGGAAGGCTCCATTTGATTGGATGAATGGGTGAGGACGCTGACAGGAAGGCTCCTTTTGATTGGAGGACAGGGAAGGGAAGAGTATTAGTggcctctctctgtcatccctccacccctccattgtcactttatcatatgtacatatattttatattatcatattattatatattttataaaatatttcataTGTACTATCCAATCATGATGTGCTCGCTGTGCATTttaaggggagagagagacaaagagaggcaTTAAGTAGACCGACCGACAGGACATCAGTTAAAGTTCTGGAGATGAAGGAATATGGGTGAAGAGAAGGTGGTACCCTGAGGTTATGCCCGGGctttgtccaaaatggcacccaattCCCCATACCGGTTCCGGTTAACAAAAGTGCACTACGTGGGTATCAGAGTGCCAGTTTTGGACAGAGCCCCACTGTGGCCTATCTGTATATGAACGTAAATGTTTAGAATGTGGTCCAGTTCAAGGAGAGGGTTGCTACGCTCTAGGCCCACCTACCATGGCCACACTGCCAGGGTCTAACAACCACAGCATATGATGGAGACACCTAATGGCCAACTGCTCTGTCCATGAATTGGCACAAAACCACTGGTTCATGCATTGGTTCTTTATTCAAGTTGCCCTGGATTGTAGCCATGTTTAAAACCAAACTAAATGATGTCATCCATGAATCAGGTATGGATTTGCTGACAGAGGGGACATCTCAAAACCACAGCCTGTATGTTAAGGCAGTTTATTCCGGTTCCTGGATATCTACTGTCCTCTAGGTTTTCTCTAACCCCAATCTAGCAAAGCTATTCTAATAGCTGGATGTACAGCTAAAACAGTTCATCAGAAGTGGGTTTGGATAGAGTTGCGACAGGacggtagatctccaggaacagggttgggcagccctgttcTATGTTGTGCACTGAATAAGAACTTGAAAGAAGTAGGGAAGTccactatacagggaatagtgGGTCATTTGGGACTGAGACAAAAGTTGTGGATGATTTCTATCTCTTCTTGGTGTATTCTCCTATTATGAACTCATCGTCCTCCCCTTGTCCCGTCCTCCACTCTTATATCCCCCACTCCACAAGCTAGCCGCCTCACGATCCATTTCAAAGTAAAAGACTTACACCTTTGagtaaataaaaagtaaaactatattaatatattatgttttgtgtgttcattTCTCATTGATTAACCATAAAGGGCATGGCACCACTGTTGAAGTATAAACGCAACTAATCAAAAGTATgaaaaatgtcaaggaaggttcctattaaaatgaataaataccgTAAGAGTTTTTAAGGTTTGTTGAATTTTAAACACTGTGAAGAGGTTCAATCTGTAGAgtgtaaacatttgtatttagCATGAATGGCGTGGAATTAAAGGCAACTAGTAAAGGCTGTTGGTTCAGTTTCGCTGAAGAACACATAAGTTCTGCCATTGCAGATTTCCctatgataatttttttgggaAATACACTTAAAACACTACTGCTCTGGCACTGAATGACCAATTTGCACAACTTGATTTGCCTCATCTATGGACAAAGATCACTCCAAGCCATAATTTTCTGAATAGTACCTAAAACAAAATAGTCACtactgaaaaataaacatttgcttGGACAGAATCCACTGCATGAAAGCGTATGAATAATTTAAGGATATTTGTCTGAATACGTGTGTTTTTCAAAACCGAAAAACCTGTTTTTGGTTTTAATTATGGGGAAGTCTGTAGATTgatcaagaaaaaaaatgtgtaatcaATTTTAGAATAATGGTGTAACAATTGTGAATACTGTCCGAATGCAGTGTACTGTATAGTTGCCTTGTTGGAAATGACCTTTAAATGTCAACTGCACTACAACATAGCTCTTTCCCACTGTGGATTAAATCACGCCTTAAAACGTATATCAttaagaatcaacaacaagaaTTCTATATAAAATAAACAGGCTCTGTCTATATGACATAAACAAAATGAGTATTTGGCATCTTTTTTTAACTGTGGTTCAATGGatgacacatttttcaaagtCTCATCCACTGAACCTGAACTACAGTTCATCTAAAAACAACCTCTACATCCAATTATATAATGTTAAACAAAAAGGGaacagttttaaaaacatgaacaaaggCTTTGTGAAAGCAAGCTATAAAGCTATAAAATGGTTGATGCTGTGTTCATAATTAAACCAGCTCATCTTTCTGTTAGGCTACATTAACTCTCAGTAGTTCCTCATAATTACTTTACACTACATCAGTGGTTCCTCATAGTTAGACCAAAGAAGGGATGTAACAAGAAAATACTTGAGATGACATCATTGCTGAGTCTGGTTTTACCCCATTCAGGTAGATGTACAGTCAATTTAAGTAAGCATTCATTATTGCAATCCACCCTCCCACCCAGACAACATATATACCTATGTGAGAATCttgtttttactgttatttaaccAGCTAAGACAACTCCGAACCAATTCTCATAAATGAAAACCTGGCCAAAAAAGGCATTTTTAAAGCTTTGGTAATTGTTAGTGTAGTTAGTTAAGGTGGAGGGGCTTTGGTAATTGTTAGTGTAGTTAGTTAAAGTGGAGGGGCTTTGGTAATTGTTAGTGTAGTTAGTTAAAGTGGAGGGGCTTTGGTAATTGTTAGTGTAGTTAGTTAAGGTGGAGGGGCTTTGGTAATTGTTAGTGTAGTTAGTTAAAGTGGAGGGGCTTTGGTAATTGTTAGTGTAGTTAGTTAAGGTGGAGGGGCTTTGGTAATTGTTAGTGTAGTTAGTTAAGGTGGAGGGGCTTTGGTAATTGGTTGTCTAGCACTGTGAATGTGGCAAGGGCCATTTGACCAGAGGGCAAAGGACACAGTAATGAAAATTAAAGGGGGGGGACTTTTGACGAAGAGGGTAGTAGTGGGGTGAATTACATCTTATTTACGTAGGAGCTTTTAAGTGGCAAGTCTATAGAATACAGCAGAATACAGTAGAATACAGTAGAATACAGTAGAATACAGCAGTCAAGGATTGGCAGGACAGTCATTCTTATGCAGCAGTGTAGATCAAGGATGCCTTGTTGGGGAACAAAATCATATTCAGAATCCAACTTTGGATTAAAGGTGGGTGACGTATTGAATGAGAGCGAACAGTCAAGCCATATTCCAATGTGTTGACAATTTTGCTCCGTCCTTTTTAGGGTGAGGATGTCTGAAGGCAGGCTGAGGTAGGCTCTTATTCAGGGTCACACATTAACTTCTGTTTTGGGGGGAAATAAGGAGTAGATGTTGGTTGAAGAAGGcttttttaaagctgtgttgtgGGCTGGACAGCACAGTATTTTGTGAGTATTTTGTAAGACAGttatatacataacagtgtcaTCGTGGATGAGAAATTCACCGGCAGAGAGTCAGCTCAAGAATCAAACTTTGGGGAAGCAAGCAAGctagtttatttatatagcacaattcatacacagaagCAATTCAGGGTGCtttataatgaaatgaaatatataaaaatgctaTAGAATAAAAAcggattgttacaattctctaaccaccctccagggggactctccaTCCCGGTATCTCAATCTTGGATGAGCCCGTCAGTCCCTTTTTCAGATCATCTCGAGCATCAACATtttgtctccagggggacatttatacCATGTCTGCATATGCATTCTATCCATCCCAGAAGCCTTTGTGATCTGAAAAACCCTGTGGGACTCAAAGCAGTGGATTAACTGCTTGTCGACCAGTATTAAATATATTCAGACAGCATGGGGAGGATTGAGATCTAACGGTCATGGTCAAACTTGTTCACAACCTCAAAAAAGAGGAAATACAGCAGCACCTTTCCAATCCTGTGTGGGATTacagattacagttacagtgAGTAAGTTTAACAGGTTCATTTTCACAGGGGAACAGAAATGGACACAGTAAAACAGGTTCCAGATCATGGAGCCCACCAAATTTTGAAGGGGCCTTCTAAAGCTTTTTCCACCTTGTTCAccagtagtgatggccattcgaggcttcatggccgttcttctagcagcaggatattatgccagcagcactaactcagattttctttttcaaaataaaagccaacattgaaaaatataaggcaatatagttaacaatttaTACTTTCAATCTAGTTTTCtatttaatgtccgttccaatgtcgTTCTTGTCTGTACTTTTTTAacagattgttaactatattgcctaaTCAATTTCAAccatggcttttattgtgataaagaaaatctgagtgttgccagcataatatcctgctgctaaataACGccaatgaagcctcgtttggccatgaCTATTCACCAGTATTGGTTGAAACTGAGTGTACTCTAAAGGAGAACTCTACCACAGGAGAGATGATAACGCCCACATCCACATGCAAAGGGCTTGTGGATGGTATCGTTCCTTGGTGTCTAGGTCACCAACACACTAAAATGCTCCGCAAACACCCAGAGGTTGTGAGGAAAATGCTTCAGAGCCTCTTCCATGTTAGGAGGCGGAAAAGCTCTGGCAAGGTTGTCAAAACGTGTTTTTGGTtgtgttcagatttttttgttcatgTCATGCATTTCAGGATAATtggttatgtgtttgtgtgttttgtgtttgtgtgttttgtgtttgtgtgtttgtgtgttttgtgtttgtgtgttttgtgtttgtgtgtgtgagtgactgagGGCACGTGTATGTTGTTAAGGACCCTTCTTCCCCTTTTGGTCTCCAGTGTGAAAGAGGAGTTGAAGCGGTGAGAATGGCTGAAATGATCTACTCCAATGTTACCTTCACTCCGCATCCGAACCGAGACGCTGGGCTACGAAGTAACGTTAATGAAGGTGAGCCTCTCTATGTTATCCTTCCGTCGTTTTAAACAAGTTTATAAGACACCGTGGCCACCGTCATCTTTTTCAGCTGCATGGCTTCATCACATAATCTATGAACCAAGTGCTGTCAGAGTAGAGAAGAGATATGTGAGACATATTTTGGGTTTGTGCAGTGCATATAGTTGGAGACATTGGAGAATACTTATGTGGGATAACTTAATTATATATAGTGCAAAACTTTAGTTTTAttcatttcattgcatttttatttcatacaaCTGGGTCTATAAGGCTTCATAAATGTTATGAAGGATATGTATTGTAATTGTGCAATGTAAAGCAAAAAAGCTGACAGTAACAAGAAAAATAGTGTTATTTGTCAAACTGGCCATCTCACTCTGTTAATCAAACAtcagttttaatgtgttttctttgtttttagttagtatTAGTAATAAGTACATATACAGATTGTTTTAAGTTAAGTGAAATTTTCTTATTAAATATTGTAGCTTTTGTGTAGTTACCATAAAAGTAGGTGAAGTAGTTTGCATGTTGGGATAGGCAGTCAAAGTACTGTAACGTACTggagtgaaaaaaaaatgtatggcgAAATATAGCGGTACATTGCGAAGGAAAAACAAAGGCAATCCatctcttccttcctcttcaTGTAATCATAGCAATGGAACATGAGGAGGATGTCACATACTCTGAGGTCAGAACTGGAGCTGGACAGCAGGCGAATGCTCAGAAAGGTGAGCAAAGATAGCCAAAGAACTCTGATAGAACCCTTTTTTACAGTGTACTGTTGACTAGGTGTAACATTAAAGGGATATTTAAGTTTTTAGAATGTTAGACcaacattttcaatatattttagtgTAGAAGCATCATCCAGGATAGTTGTTTAGGTCAATGTTCCTTTTCTGAGATGTATTTGTCTGAATAAAGCTACAACAACCAAAGTGGAAAAAGTGATCTCCATTCCTTTTCCAGAAAGCAACCCCTCCTCTGGTAACCCCTCTGCTAAAGTGGGGTCAAAGGTTGTGACTACTGAGAAAGAATCTGCTAGGGTCACTTTTGTGAGCctggtgtgtctttgtgttataCTGCTAGTCCTGTCCATCACTCTGGGAGTCCTCTGTGAGTACAGAACCATTTACCTGAATTGACCCTTTTTACTGAACCAAACAGAGCTGTACTGTGCTGGCCTGGTTACTAATCCAACAGAGTTGCTGGAAAGCCGTGATAAAGGACAAACGTCCTGTGGTCTTGAATGATTTGCAAAGATTATATCAGCACTGGTGTGGTTACTGTCAGGAAGAGGACACTTGCCTTATTACGCTTCCTTCTTTCATCACGGTTGTTTGCCACTGATTGGCCCTCCAAGTGCAAGGGTGCTGGAAAGTACTTCCTGATTTATTAAACAGTGTTACAAAAATCATGACAGTTTTGCCACACTTGTTTCGGAGGACACGTACCGCTGTTTGACTACCCCAAGCCACGATTAGGAAAGGCAATAAATGTGAATTGGACATGATGTTATAGGTTGGCTCGATAGTGTGAAACATCAGAACCTTAATCTTGTGCCCTTGTCTTTGTTGCAGATGCTGAGGAGGCTCGCAGTCGTGCTGCCGTTGCCCAGATGATGGAGAATCTAACAGGTCAAAAAAGATCTATGAACCAGTATTTGCACCTCTCATAAATGTATGTCCTTGATATTGCTCTGTAAAGGGACagtttgtcagtggacaaatgcTCATATACAAAAACCGTCTGATGGCCATCTCAGTTACATTCTCAAGGTTAGGTTTATATTTAAAGTACAATATTGAAAAGaccagtttatgaaaaaaaggAATATGAATTGAGCATTCAAGTTAGGGTTTTCCAAATCTCTCTTTGAGCCCACCCCCAGATTTTTCACACCTGATATCATTAGTCAAATAATCATCAAGCTTTGACCAATTACATCAGGTGTTGTGCCAATGGAAGGGGGGGGGTAAAAACTGGCCTGAGGTATGTATTGGCTGTGGTCCAATCGCTGAGCTTTTAGACTCCAAGCCCACTTAATTCTTATCGAAAATGAATGCAGTTTCAGTCCAACTCAAAAAAGCTGCACCCTCCGCCCTTGATTTAGCATGAGGGAATGGGTAAACCACTTTGTTCACTTGGCTTGATATCTCTTGGGTTGATATATCCCacaatttaacttaattcaactTAATTGAATCAACACAATCTATCTATTGTCCGAGTCTAAACTCATTGGTCAGACTCACTGCAAATGACATAGATATCTAACTCCAATCATCACTCTCCCTTTCCAGGGCAAGTAACCTCACATGTTCACTTGGACATGACAATGTAAAAATTTCAATTCTAGGGACACGGACTGCTTCATGTTTCAACTGCAGccactgtatatgtgttgtCTCTTGGAAAGAGCCGTAAATGTGTGGGCCTGACTTTGCTGCCAAAGACAAGAGACTGACAGTCAGTAATTACCTTGACATACTGTCTCTTAAGAGTAAAAGCCATGATAAAAATCTTGGAGTAATTATGGATTCTGATGTGATATTCAATAGCCACataaaatgaataacaaaatcAGCCTATTACCACTTTAGAAACATAACTGGAATTAGAGTATTTATGTCCAGACAAGATCTAGATCAACGTAGCTGTGCTTTCATCTCCAGTATGTTGGACTACAGAAATGacccattttcaggtctctctaAAGAAGCCCCCGGAAAACCGCCGCTCATTCAGGATGCTGCTGCTTGAGTTCTAACAAAAACTAAGAAAGCTGAACATGTTACACCAATTCTTAGGTCTGTTCACCGGCTCCCTGTTTCTCTTAGAATTGATTTTAAGATACAACTCATCTATAAATCATTGAACGCTTCAGGGCCAAATTACATGTTAGACCTTTTCTCTCAGTGTGAACCATGTAGACTCCTCAGGTCATCAGTGTCTGTTCTGCTAACGGTTCCCAGAGTAAGGAAAAAGGCTGGTGAGGCAGTGTATAGTCATTATGCCGTGTAGAGTTGAAACAACCTGCCAGAAAATCTTAAATTTGCTCCAACACTGACCACATTTAAATCTATACTATAAACCTTATTGTTTTCATCTGCcttctataaaataaattgttttattatttttatatatttttctaatataaagcactttgaattgccatgtgtatgaaatgtgctatacatAATAACTTACCTTGCCTGAATTATGTTTGCCAGATGCCCTATATTATTGCTTGAGTTCAACAGAAATGTCTTCATATCTGTTTGTAGTCCGTAAAGAGCTGTTATCCTCAGAGCTGCAACACTGTGAGAAGAACCTTACGGAGTTCAGCAACAACCTGACAGCCATCAAAGGTCAGCTCTATATACTTGTTTTACCTTACGGAGGTCAGCAACAACCTGACAGCCATCAAAGGTCAGCTCTATATACTTGTTTTACGTTTT from Esox lucius isolate fEsoLuc1 chromosome 24, fEsoLuc1.pri, whole genome shotgun sequence carries:
- the LOC105026768 gene encoding CD209 antigen-like protein D isoform X2 — its product is MLRKHPEVVRKMLQSLFHVRRRKSSGKCERGVEAVRMAEMIYSNVTFTPHPNRDAGLRSNVNEAMEHEEDVTYSEVRTGAGQQANAQKESNPSSGNPSAKVGSKVVTTEKESARVTFVSLVCLCVILLVLSITLGVLYAEEARSRAAVAQMMENLTAIRCASGWEFYNGSCYHFSEDILNWEQSQYACIREGGHLVIIESQQEQNFIRLKVGNMNDQNNYWIGMTDMKEEGVWVWMDNTPLNKSIKYWDLNNGTHVSAFPEPNDWKPGEDCAQMGQRCSGQISCWLDNACDKPSKRICESRAVRS
- the LOC105026768 gene encoding C-type lectin domain family 4 member A isoform X1; amino-acid sequence: MLRKHPEVVRKMLQSLFHVRRRKSSGKCERGVEAVRMAEMIYSNVTFTPHPNRDAGLRSNVNEAMEHEEDVTYSEVRTGAGQQANAQKESNPSSGNPSAKVGSKVVTTEKESARVTFVSLVCLCVILLVLSITLGVLYAEEARSRAAVAQMMENLTVRKELLSSELQHCEKNLTEFSNNLTAIKAIRCASGWEFYNGSCYHFSEDILNWEQSQYACIREGGHLVIIESQQEQNFIRLKVGNMNDQNNYWIGMTDMKEEGVWVWMDNTPLNKSIKYWDLNNGTHVSAFPEPNDWKPGEDCAQMGQRCSGQISCWLDNACDKPSKRICESRAVRS